A region of Streptomyces sp. NBC_01264 DNA encodes the following proteins:
- a CDS encoding toxin glutamine deamidase domain-containing protein gives MLTLNEAVEAARPYLARAFAHEPWAVVVQPQFSEEVEPAWIIRYDTQQGIDATGGAAGPLTRMVLVPKDGSPVRFPPSHLPLDEYLAYVRHGGWDTAGLARTVRAEPWQMAVEWLLATYRGLVELASIDPVAEDAGTWLFACQAIGRPGYPPTPLLAASLVVPKDLGVPFHPAADDPWGDAAAYTQNRVERDPERQARRLNSRGCVVTVAAAIAGLPSSPLPWQPAHEAPGWWQLLLRRHFPTAEQLRCADWNEVIAQAGKGGPGTQGVVWVRRAIRGTEVSGHLVYAHNNGTVVFLDGMTGGLARLDTAGLRELVFARVTAGGSPGGW, from the coding sequence ATGCTCACGTTGAACGAGGCCGTGGAAGCGGCGCGCCCCTACCTTGCACGGGCATTCGCCCACGAACCGTGGGCAGTCGTGGTCCAGCCGCAGTTCAGCGAGGAAGTCGAGCCGGCCTGGATCATCAGGTACGACACGCAGCAGGGCATCGACGCGACCGGTGGGGCGGCCGGGCCTCTCACGAGGATGGTCCTCGTCCCCAAGGACGGCTCCCCGGTGCGCTTCCCTCCCTCGCACCTCCCCCTGGACGAGTATCTCGCCTACGTCCGGCACGGCGGCTGGGACACCGCCGGCCTGGCGAGGACAGTGCGTGCCGAGCCCTGGCAGATGGCCGTGGAATGGCTGCTCGCCACCTATCGCGGCCTGGTCGAGCTGGCGAGCATCGACCCGGTCGCGGAGGACGCCGGCACATGGCTGTTCGCGTGTCAGGCGATCGGGCGGCCCGGATATCCACCGACCCCGCTGCTGGCCGCCTCCCTGGTGGTGCCCAAGGATCTCGGGGTGCCGTTCCATCCTGCGGCCGATGACCCCTGGGGCGATGCCGCGGCATACACGCAGAACCGGGTGGAGCGCGATCCGGAGAGGCAGGCGCGGCGACTGAACTCGCGTGGATGCGTGGTCACGGTGGCCGCTGCGATCGCGGGCCTGCCGTCCTCACCGCTGCCGTGGCAGCCGGCTCACGAGGCGCCGGGGTGGTGGCAGTTGCTGCTACGGCGCCACTTCCCCACGGCGGAGCAGTTGCGGTGCGCCGACTGGAACGAGGTGATCGCACAAGCCGGGAAGGGCGGGCCCGGCACGCAGGGCGTGGTGTGGGTGCGGCGGGCGATCCGCGGAACCGAGGTCAGCGGCCACCTCGTGTACGCGCACAACAACGGAACGGTGGTGTTCCTGGACGGGATGACCGGTGGACTGGCGCGGCTGGACACTGCCGGGCTGCGGGAGCTGGTCTTCGCCCGGGTGACGGCCGGGGGTTCCCCTGGCGGCTGGTGA